From the genome of Streptomyces sp. NBC_01116, one region includes:
- a CDS encoding HK97 family phage prohead protease — protein MNEAERRFTRGLVEVRAAGETRTIGGYAAKFNALSRNLGGFVERIDPGFFAKSQGDGWPRVMARYNHDNNMLLGTSRSGTLRLSTDGTGLDYAVDVPAARADVYELVQRGDVAESSFAFRTLDDDWAMTEDGFPVRTLLVGQLVDVAPVNDPAYLDTSTGLRSLAEKAGAGLDEVRAAAEAGDLKTFLVPKRTHIDLAPEGGQGDTHPPLALRQRRAELYRRRTF, from the coding sequence GTGAACGAGGCCGAGCGCCGGTTCACCCGAGGCCTCGTTGAGGTCCGGGCTGCCGGGGAGACAAGGACGATCGGCGGGTACGCGGCGAAGTTCAACGCGCTGTCGCGGAACCTGGGCGGGTTCGTGGAGCGGATCGACCCGGGGTTCTTCGCCAAGTCGCAGGGCGACGGGTGGCCGCGGGTGATGGCCCGCTACAACCACGACAACAACATGCTGCTGGGCACGTCCCGGTCAGGGACGCTGCGGCTGTCCACGGACGGCACGGGCCTCGACTATGCGGTCGACGTGCCGGCCGCGCGGGCGGACGTGTACGAGCTGGTGCAGCGCGGTGACGTCGCAGAGTCGTCGTTCGCGTTCCGGACGCTGGATGACGACTGGGCGATGACCGAGGACGGGTTCCCCGTGCGGACGCTCCTCGTCGGCCAGCTGGTCGACGTGGCCCCGGTCAACGACCCCGCCTACCTCGACACTTCCACGGGCCTGCGGTCGCTTGCCGAGAAGGCGGGTGCCGGGCTGGACGAGGTGCGGGCCGCGGCCGAGGCGGGCGACCTGAAGACGTTCCTGGTGCCGAAGCGCACCCACATCGATCTTGCGCCGGAGGGCGGGCAGGGCGACACCCACCCGCCGCTGGCGTTGCGGCAGCGGCGCGCCGAGCTGTACCGGCGCCGCACTTTCTGA
- a CDS encoding phage portal protein — protein sequence MSWWWPFRRAAARAITYQDVWGSGGDALQLAGRGQERALRLAPVYAATRLLSDSVASMPLKSYIGEGTARRPMVSPPVFTRPAAVGTRYDWLHRCMTSLTLRGNAYGFVVAHDAAGWPSQVEWLHPDDVHLEDNLAATPVWFYKGRRMEPGQMFHIPAYTLPGQILGLSPIAYFATTTDTGLLAQEFGRDWFANGSTPAAVLETDKEVSKENAGILKARFKEAAQGRDIVALGLGTKYRPISVPANESQFLETIKASANQIAAIYGVPPEKVGGETGSSLTYATVEQNSIDLLTWTLRPWLARLEEALSLLRPPAEDVRFNVDAMLRTDTLTRYQTHRIARVIGLNSIDELRLLEELEPLPNGLGADYAPLTGVASNESEKK from the coding sequence ATGAGCTGGTGGTGGCCCTTCCGCCGCGCGGCGGCGCGAGCGATTACGTACCAGGACGTGTGGGGATCCGGCGGGGACGCTCTGCAGTTGGCGGGCCGGGGGCAGGAGCGGGCGTTGCGCCTGGCCCCGGTGTACGCGGCTACGCGACTGCTGTCGGACTCGGTGGCGTCGATGCCGCTGAAGTCGTATATCGGGGAGGGCACGGCCCGGCGGCCGATGGTGTCCCCGCCGGTCTTCACCCGGCCTGCAGCGGTCGGCACGCGGTACGACTGGCTGCATCGGTGCATGACGTCGCTGACGCTGCGGGGCAACGCCTACGGGTTCGTCGTGGCGCACGACGCGGCCGGCTGGCCGTCTCAGGTGGAGTGGTTGCACCCGGATGACGTGCACCTGGAGGACAACCTGGCTGCGACGCCGGTGTGGTTCTACAAGGGCCGGCGGATGGAACCGGGCCAGATGTTCCACATCCCGGCGTACACCCTGCCTGGTCAGATTCTGGGGTTGTCGCCGATCGCGTACTTCGCGACGACGACGGACACGGGGCTGCTGGCTCAGGAGTTCGGGCGGGACTGGTTCGCGAACGGGTCGACCCCGGCGGCTGTCCTGGAGACCGACAAGGAGGTCTCGAAGGAGAACGCGGGGATCTTGAAGGCCCGGTTCAAGGAGGCCGCGCAGGGGCGCGACATCGTCGCCTTGGGGCTCGGCACGAAGTACCGGCCGATCAGCGTCCCGGCGAACGAGTCGCAGTTCCTGGAGACCATCAAGGCGTCGGCCAATCAGATCGCGGCGATCTACGGGGTTCCGCCGGAGAAGGTTGGCGGCGAGACCGGGAGCAGCCTCACCTACGCCACGGTCGAGCAGAACAGCATCGACCTGCTGACGTGGACGCTGCGTCCGTGGCTGGCCCGCTTGGAAGAGGCGCTGTCGCTGCTGCGGCCTCCGGCGGAGGACGTGCGGTTCAACGTGGACGCGATGCTCCGCACGGACACGCTGACCCGGTACCAGACGCACCGGATTGCCCGCGTGATCGGGCTGAACAGCATCGACGAGCTGCGGCTCCTCGAAGAGCTGGAGCCCTTGCCGAACGGCCTGGGCGCTGACTACGCGCCGCTCACCGGGGTGGCGTCCAACGAGAGCGAGAAGAAGTGA
- a CDS encoding terminase produces MTSLASETSAEPKPRAEPPAATDGPLFGSQRPRLLTLPGVTLSSAGQEAVDLAARAGLKLDSWQRFVLDKGMSERADGNWAAPEVCVNVPRQNGKGAVIEARVLWGLFIGGEKQILLSAHEFKTTHNTMKRIERLIEGCPDLLKRVKQFHKTVGREGIELHDGRELKYIARSRGSGRGFTADCVIFDECMILGDDAMSALAPTADAVENSQLWYLGSAGIGHLSQQMARLRKRCLTSLESGVPDPVLAYMEWSINQHRAECMSGCTEHDDIDSVQSLLRANPGVGYRLQVEKSMQRRLTMGDHLYARERLGVGEYPSDEADTWQVIGEDAWRSLAAAESAPEGEVVFAIDATPEQSHAAIAVAGRWRGGTHIEIAHHQPGMSWVVAKAKRMQEEHKPRCWVVDAGGPAGALIKELEEELGITVVSPKMREIAQAAGQFFNAVADQSLSHIDQPLLATALAGAQKRPLGEAWAWARRGVGVDISPLVAATNARWGLGVEVESGDVVDNVW; encoded by the coding sequence ATGACATCGCTCGCCAGCGAGACAAGCGCCGAGCCGAAGCCCAGAGCCGAGCCACCGGCAGCGACTGACGGTCCGCTCTTCGGCAGCCAGCGGCCTCGTCTGCTCACCCTGCCCGGCGTCACCCTGTCCTCCGCCGGGCAGGAGGCCGTCGACCTGGCGGCGCGGGCCGGACTGAAGCTGGATTCGTGGCAGCGGTTCGTCCTCGACAAGGGCATGAGTGAACGGGCAGACGGCAACTGGGCCGCGCCCGAGGTGTGCGTGAACGTGCCGAGGCAGAACGGCAAGGGTGCGGTGATCGAAGCCCGGGTTCTGTGGGGCCTGTTCATCGGCGGCGAGAAGCAAATCCTGCTGTCCGCTCACGAGTTCAAGACGACGCACAACACGATGAAGCGCATCGAGCGCCTCATCGAGGGGTGCCCTGACCTGCTGAAACGCGTCAAGCAGTTCCACAAGACGGTGGGGCGCGAGGGTATCGAGCTGCACGACGGCCGGGAGCTGAAGTACATCGCCCGCTCTCGGGGCTCCGGGCGAGGCTTCACGGCCGACTGCGTGATCTTCGACGAGTGCATGATCCTCGGCGACGACGCCATGTCCGCGCTGGCGCCGACTGCGGACGCGGTCGAGAACAGCCAGCTCTGGTACCTGGGAAGCGCTGGCATCGGCCACCTCTCCCAGCAGATGGCCCGGCTGCGCAAGCGGTGCCTGACCTCCCTGGAGAGCGGAGTGCCCGACCCGGTGCTCGCCTACATGGAGTGGTCCATCAACCAGCACCGGGCCGAGTGCATGTCCGGGTGCACGGAGCACGACGACATCGACTCGGTGCAGTCGCTGCTGCGCGCGAACCCGGGGGTCGGCTACCGGCTCCAGGTCGAGAAGAGCATGCAGCGGAGGCTGACGATGGGCGACCACCTGTACGCCCGTGAGCGCCTCGGCGTGGGCGAGTATCCGTCCGATGAGGCCGACACCTGGCAGGTCATCGGGGAGGACGCGTGGCGGTCTCTGGCGGCGGCTGAGTCGGCGCCGGAGGGCGAGGTCGTGTTCGCGATCGACGCGACGCCCGAACAGTCGCACGCTGCTATCGCGGTGGCCGGGCGGTGGCGGGGCGGTACGCACATCGAGATCGCTCACCACCAGCCCGGCATGAGCTGGGTGGTGGCGAAGGCGAAGCGGATGCAGGAGGAGCACAAGCCGCGGTGCTGGGTGGTCGACGCCGGGGGCCCGGCGGGGGCGCTCATCAAGGAGCTGGAGGAGGAGCTGGGGATCACGGTCGTGTCGCCGAAGATGCGTGAGATCGCCCAGGCGGCCGGCCAGTTCTTCAACGCGGTCGCTGACCAGAGCCTGTCGCACATTGATCAGCCGCTCCTCGCAACGGCCCTGGCGGGCGCGCAGAAACGCCCGTTGGGCGAGGCGTGGGCGTGGGCCCGGCGCGGCGTCGGCGTCGACATCAGCCCGCTGGTGGCGGCGACGAACGCCCGCTGGGGCCTCGGTGTCGAGGTCGAGTCCGGTGACGTAGTGGACAACGTGTGGTGA
- a CDS encoding AAA family ATPase has translation MLYVVTGPPGAGKSSWIQGHAKAADIVIDMDLMALAMAGPGADHHDHPDVLLKVVHRARFAAIREATQHLDTTDVYLIQTLPSARQRAEYKRLKAKVIVVDPGRDIVMQRIADMRQPGMKAVATKWYRAHRGQSRSAMPQATRRW, from the coding sequence GTGCTGTACGTCGTCACCGGACCGCCCGGCGCAGGGAAGTCCAGCTGGATCCAGGGCCACGCCAAGGCCGCCGACATCGTCATCGACATGGACCTCATGGCCCTCGCGATGGCCGGCCCCGGTGCTGACCACCACGACCACCCCGACGTCCTGCTCAAGGTCGTGCACCGCGCCCGCTTCGCCGCGATCCGCGAGGCCACGCAGCACCTCGACACCACCGACGTCTACCTCATCCAGACCCTCCCCTCCGCACGGCAGCGCGCCGAGTACAAGCGGCTCAAGGCCAAGGTCATAGTGGTCGATCCCGGGCGGGACATCGTCATGCAGCGCATCGCCGACATGCGCCAGCCCGGCATGAAGGCCGTCGCCACCAAGTGGTACCGAGCCCACCGAGGCCAGTCACGCAGCGCGATGCCCCAGGCCACCCGACGGTGGTAA
- a CDS encoding HNH endonuclease, protein MAGNPRNGRPYRRLVAALKAQGDPCARCGHNIDPGLNARHPLSFTLDHVVPLSRGGNLLDPANARAMHRRCNSQRGNRIGPQPLKTTRRW, encoded by the coding sequence GTGGCCGGTAACCCGCGTAACGGGCGCCCCTACCGCCGCCTCGTCGCCGCCCTGAAAGCCCAGGGTGACCCGTGCGCCCGCTGCGGCCACAACATCGACCCCGGCCTCAACGCCCGGCACCCGCTGTCCTTCACCCTCGACCACGTGGTGCCCCTCTCGCGCGGCGGGAACCTCCTCGACCCGGCCAACGCACGGGCCATGCACCGCCGCTGTAACTCCCAGCGCGGGAACAGGATCGGCCCCCAGCCCCTCAAGACCACACGGAGATGGTGA
- a CDS encoding collagen-like protein: MALPDGVERITITDSRTHPDGGPMRGRVTLRPAPTLVTNPATGHIAQGDAEARWIDGELTITVLVADAAGYDPTGYTHLVQERPDDAPGRDYPVLLTTALGPTVDLAALAPTEPYTGDYVLTPGPTGPQGPTGAPGATGAQGPAGATGATGPAGVPPTGDQVGVTRHVDKPVDEPLPASTVLQDDDHLSVSVTAGGRYAVDAMLAVDGDPAADLLLTIAAPPGSTGYWTPGAVTLGVSDGTGSIRLTRYAPGASIGVGITAAGLIVAPLGTITAGTTGVIAVQWAQNVASATPTILRTGSWLRVTRTA; encoded by the coding sequence ATGGCCCTCCCCGACGGTGTCGAACGCATCACCATCACCGACAGCCGCACCCACCCCGACGGCGGCCCCATGCGCGGCCGCGTCACCCTCCGCCCCGCACCCACCCTCGTCACCAACCCGGCCACCGGCCACATCGCCCAAGGCGACGCCGAAGCCCGCTGGATCGACGGGGAACTGACGATCACCGTCCTCGTCGCCGACGCGGCAGGCTACGACCCCACCGGCTACACACACCTCGTCCAGGAACGCCCAGACGACGCACCCGGACGCGACTACCCCGTCCTCCTCACCACCGCCCTCGGGCCCACCGTCGACCTCGCCGCACTCGCCCCCACCGAGCCCTACACCGGCGACTACGTCCTCACCCCCGGGCCCACAGGACCACAAGGCCCCACCGGAGCCCCCGGGGCGACAGGAGCCCAAGGGCCAGCAGGGGCCACCGGAGCCACCGGCCCCGCAGGCGTACCCCCCACCGGCGACCAGGTCGGCGTCACCCGCCATGTAGACAAGCCGGTCGACGAGCCCCTCCCCGCATCCACCGTCCTCCAGGACGACGACCACCTGAGCGTGAGCGTCACCGCAGGCGGCCGGTACGCGGTCGACGCCATGCTCGCCGTCGACGGAGACCCCGCCGCCGACCTCCTACTCACCATCGCCGCCCCACCCGGCTCCACCGGCTACTGGACCCCCGGAGCCGTGACCCTCGGAGTCAGCGACGGCACCGGGTCGATCCGCCTCACCCGGTACGCGCCCGGTGCCTCCATCGGCGTCGGCATCACCGCGGCCGGCCTCATCGTCGCCCCACTCGGCACCATCACCGCCGGGACCACCGGCGTGATCGCGGTGCAGTGGGCGCAGAACGTCGCCAGCGCCACCCCCACCATCCTCCGCACAGGGTCCTGGCTCCGCGTCACCCGAACCGCCTGA
- a CDS encoding DUF6221 family protein: MDDLVQFLRNRLDEDEQAARAATWDEWDSAHWTARPPQGSYERYIVADHLDDGVVVVTPENADADGVGQHIARHDPARVLRDVEAKRMIVDAHGRGHECISLSGSGDKSVVDGKPWAHWEPEHTADAERPCFVLRAHALSHADHPNYKDEWRP; the protein is encoded by the coding sequence ATGGACGACCTCGTGCAGTTCCTCCGCAACCGCCTCGACGAAGACGAGCAGGCGGCCCGAGCGGCCACGTGGGACGAGTGGGACAGCGCCCACTGGACCGCGCGCCCGCCCCAGGGCTCCTACGAGCGGTACATCGTGGCGGACCACCTCGACGACGGCGTCGTAGTCGTCACCCCGGAGAACGCCGACGCCGACGGTGTAGGGCAGCACATCGCCCGCCACGACCCGGCCCGCGTCCTCCGCGACGTCGAGGCCAAGCGGATGATCGTGGACGCGCACGGGCGAGGCCACGAGTGCATCAGCCTCAGCGGCAGCGGCGACAAGTCCGTAGTCGATGGGAAGCCCTGGGCGCACTGGGAGCCGGAGCACACCGCAGACGCTGAGCGCCCGTGCTTCGTCCTCCGGGCTCATGCCTTGTCGCACGCCGACCACCCCAACTACAAGGACGAGTGGCGGCCGTAG
- a CDS encoding winged helix-turn-helix domain-containing protein, with product MSFPKGLSPLIAPAVILSGASLAWTTWSLVDLLGTGEIGLTVAAGADIVWAAVIAAEARSLRIPVKRFNLVPAIGWAALLAVAGLLVWHGIRADSIPMAVAGPLLPLGAKVVWLLALTDMRDPAALTEKERAVLASMERGLTFEEEQHRIEMRRRAMIAELYLSEVDVDFRIERSRQDKARELQRGRSPLELTAYDPAEPPAQRAEPPAEPQHLLHSSTQVATPEPRARAHEPEDASFGFSAHLNAQSAQRAQAVERVAELLAQDPGLTSAQVAERLSVSAATAKRYLREARQT from the coding sequence ATGAGCTTCCCCAAGGGCCTGTCGCCCCTCATCGCCCCCGCCGTGATCCTCTCCGGCGCATCCCTCGCCTGGACCACCTGGTCGCTCGTCGACCTCCTCGGCACCGGCGAGATCGGCCTCACCGTCGCCGCCGGCGCGGACATCGTCTGGGCCGCGGTCATCGCCGCCGAAGCCCGCAGCCTCCGCATCCCCGTCAAACGCTTCAACCTCGTCCCCGCGATCGGGTGGGCCGCGCTCCTCGCCGTCGCCGGACTCCTCGTCTGGCACGGCATCCGCGCCGACAGCATCCCCATGGCCGTCGCCGGACCCCTCCTGCCCCTCGGCGCCAAGGTCGTCTGGCTGCTCGCGCTCACCGACATGCGCGACCCCGCCGCCCTCACCGAGAAGGAACGCGCCGTCCTCGCGAGCATGGAGCGCGGCCTCACCTTCGAGGAAGAGCAGCACCGCATCGAGATGCGCCGCCGGGCCATGATCGCCGAGCTCTACCTCTCCGAGGTCGACGTCGACTTCCGGATCGAGCGCAGCCGCCAGGACAAGGCACGCGAACTCCAGCGCGGCCGCAGCCCCCTGGAGCTCACCGCGTACGACCCGGCTGAGCCCCCGGCTCAGCGCGCTGAGCCCCCCGCTGAGCCCCAGCACCTCCTGCACTCATCCACGCAGGTCGCCACCCCTGAGCCCCGGGCTCGGGCGCACGAGCCCGAGGACGCCTCGTTCGGGTTCTCCGCCCACCTCAACGCCCAGTCGGCTCAGCGGGCTCAGGCCGTTGAGCGGGTCGCTGAGCTCCTGGCTCAGGACCCCGGGCTCACCTCGGCTCAGGTCGCTGAGCGGCTCAGCGTCAGCGCCGCCACGGCGAAGCGGTACCTCCGCGAGGCACGGCAGACATGA